The genomic segment TAGAATTGTGGGTTAAGGGGGGGATTTATATGTTTTGGAAAAGTAAAAATAAAAAAGAGGAACGCATAATAAATATAAAATTCGAGAATAGCATGTTGATGGCTAAAAATATAATAAACGAAAATACAAATATATCGTTAGATGACTCCGAGCATCCCATTTACCGTGCAATTCATATTTTTGCTTTTTCAATACAGTCTAGATTGTTGCAACCTATTATGACAACTGTAGAGTATGATATTCCTAAAATAGATAATCTTTTTTATCCACCTTATCATGTTTTAAAAGAGAATAACATTCCATTAGAAATTTACGAAGATAGTCAAAATACAACTTCTGTAATGCTTGATTTTAGTAAGGATGTTGTGTTTAGTATTCCGTGGTCTCCGAGAAGATTCATTGGAGCTATTTCTAATATTAGTAGGGAAGAATGGTTATATCATGAATTAAATCATAGAGCAGTATTTATAGAGCCGTTTAAAATAGGATTGATTGAGAATGGATTTCACTCTGGAAGCGTAGGTATACTTAACAGAAAAGGAGTATTACCTGCTGAAAAGTTGAAAATGCATTGTCTGTATGATTGGATTGAAACTGACGGAGTGTATTTTTACAAAAAAGACTCTAGAAAAAAACTATGTGAGGTACAGTCCTTCGAAGAGGCTGTAATATTTGAGATTGGTAGATTGATTATTAATCATACAAGATGAATTCAGCATGTTTCTGTTATTCACTTTCGGACTATTATGCGTCGTAGTGAAATAGACAGGTGAATATAAAAGTACCATACGCCATGAAACCAGAGTATGTGACCATCCACAATACGTACAATGATGCGACGGCAGCTAATGAGATTGCTTACATGACAAGGAATGCAACCGTTGTAGGTTATCGCGTCGCAATCGATGACAAGCACGTTGTACAAGCTATCCCATTTACACGCTACTATCTATCATGCAGGGGATGGACAAGGCAAAGGTAATCGAGCATCTATCGGTATTGAAATCTGTTACTCACAATCAGCCGGTCCAAAGTATGTTTATGCGGAAGCGAATGCCGTCGACTATAATCTTAAATTAAAAGCGGTACTTCCACAGATTAGATTATGGATGAGCAGCTTTTTTTATTTGTCAAATTCCAGAGGTATTCAAATGAATAAGAACGAATAGAGAATAATGCACTGTTTTTGTTTAACCAACACAGCAGTTAAGTGGAAGAAGAAAAGCTATACATAGTCAATTAGTTAAACAGAGGGCGGATTTTGGA from the Sporosarcina psychrophila genome contains:
- a CDS encoding DUF6710 family protein, with the protein product MFWKSKNKKEERIINIKFENSMLMAKNIINENTNISLDDSEHPIYRAIHIFAFSIQSRLLQPIMTTVEYDIPKIDNLFYPPYHVLKENNIPLEIYEDSQNTTSVMLDFSKDVVFSIPWSPRRFIGAISNISREEWLYHELNHRAVFIEPFKIGLIENGFHSGSVGILNRKGVLPAEKLKMHCLYDWIETDGVYFYKKDSRKKLCEVQSFEEAVIFEIGRLIINHTR